From one Chlamydiifrater phoenicopteri genomic stretch:
- a CDS encoding LpxA family transferase, protein MFFLTKNVFPKRDFPFSNLFDEAENVWDILDNYKRLALSYQFKGILGTVEPGAFFKNEDKIEIEEGAYIESGAYIVGPCFLGAGTVVRQGAYLRGDVFVGRSCVIGHCTELKNVCFGREVKAAHFAYVGDSVLASRVNLGAGVRCANFRLDGGDVVLRDGKTKISTEKRKLGAFIGEAVSVGCNVVINPGTIIADNVQILPGEIVSGTIKR, encoded by the coding sequence ATGTTCTTTTTGACAAAAAATGTTTTTCCAAAAAGGGACTTTCCCTTCTCTAATTTATTTGATGAAGCTGAAAATGTCTGGGATATTTTAGATAATTACAAAAGGCTGGCTCTTTCGTATCAGTTCAAAGGAATTCTAGGGACTGTAGAGCCTGGGGCTTTCTTTAAGAATGAAGATAAAATAGAGATAGAAGAGGGAGCTTATATAGAATCAGGAGCATACATCGTTGGCCCCTGTTTTCTTGGAGCAGGAACTGTTGTTAGACAAGGCGCGTATTTGAGAGGAGACGTATTTGTTGGAAGATCCTGTGTCATAGGGCATTGTACGGAGCTAAAAAACGTTTGCTTTGGCAGAGAAGTTAAAGCTGCTCATTTTGCGTATGTAGGAGATTCTGTATTAGCTTCTCGAGTGAATTTGGGTGCAGGAGTGAGGTGTGCAAACTTTCGTTTGGACGGAGGCGATGTTGTTTTGCGCGATGGGAAGACAAAAATTTCGACAGAGAAACGAAAGCTTGGAGCTTTTATAGGGGAAGCGGTTTCTGTCGGGTGCAATGTGGTTATTAATCCAGGAACTATCATAGCAGATAATGTGCAGATTTTACCTGGAGAAATAGTGTCAGGAACAATTAAAAGGTAG
- the rpoN gene encoding RNA polymerase factor sigma-54 encodes MLHQDLQVSATHALSQELQQSLKVLEAPIDELSQLVIQQIIANPVFDLTSLDLEEDFDSSPKDLGLFPDHFFSEEISPLHLLNRQIEASFSSEAERLIAQFIVGSLDDHGFLSSSIEELAVLTDQSEQKVSTVLDKIKQFSPLGVASFNLREHWLLQLKHLEFPLIYQAVKDYYPLLVDCEFATIAKKLSVPIEDFSLSLREAFRKISWAPFSNLKHPRASLRLPPPDIYLQRQEGQWLINVNKKGLPELKLDMEILKLFRETNFGCCSKEISAAKHLLKSIKKREQTLIILMQKILPIQEAFLLGKKDYPSLCPPKEIAEEAGYHVSTIFRAIENKTVSCPIGIIPLKNLFPSNKNRLHTLQNSSIHSEKAKDAIRKIIAKEPIPLSDEAISEHLLKMGIVCARRTVSKYRKLLQILPASKRKQRLMFKK; translated from the coding sequence ATGTTACACCAAGATTTACAAGTTTCTGCTACGCATGCTCTTTCGCAAGAGTTACAGCAGAGCTTGAAAGTCTTGGAAGCACCAATAGACGAGCTGTCACAATTAGTTATACAACAAATAATTGCAAATCCTGTATTTGATCTAACCTCTTTGGATCTGGAGGAAGATTTCGATTCTTCGCCTAAAGATTTAGGCTTGTTCCCAGACCATTTTTTTTCTGAAGAAATCTCTCCTTTACACCTTTTGAATCGCCAAATAGAGGCCTCCTTTTCATCTGAAGCAGAACGTCTTATAGCACAATTTATCGTAGGCAGTCTCGACGACCATGGATTTTTATCCTCTTCCATAGAGGAGTTAGCTGTTCTTACAGACCAGTCGGAGCAAAAAGTTTCAACTGTTTTGGATAAAATAAAACAATTTTCTCCCTTAGGCGTGGCATCCTTCAACTTAAGAGAACATTGGCTGCTGCAATTAAAACATCTAGAGTTTCCTTTAATATATCAAGCCGTCAAAGACTATTATCCTTTGCTAGTTGATTGTGAGTTTGCAACTATAGCAAAAAAACTTTCTGTCCCTATCGAAGATTTTTCTCTTTCTCTAAGGGAGGCTTTCCGCAAAATATCCTGGGCTCCCTTTTCTAACTTAAAACACCCCCGAGCTTCTTTAAGACTTCCTCCTCCAGACATTTATTTGCAGAGACAAGAAGGGCAATGGTTAATAAATGTTAATAAAAAAGGCCTTCCAGAACTCAAACTGGATATGGAGATACTTAAGTTATTCCGGGAGACTAATTTTGGTTGTTGCTCTAAAGAAATCTCGGCAGCCAAGCATCTTTTAAAATCTATAAAAAAACGGGAACAAACGTTAATAATTCTCATGCAAAAAATTCTTCCTATACAGGAAGCTTTTCTTTTGGGGAAAAAAGACTATCCGTCTCTTTGCCCCCCCAAGGAGATTGCGGAAGAAGCGGGTTACCATGTTTCTACAATTTTTCGTGCTATAGAGAATAAAACGGTATCTTGTCCCATAGGAATTATTCCTCTTAAAAATCTTTTCCCATCGAACAAAAACCGATTACACACACTACAGAACTCTTCTATCCATTCAGAGAAAGCCAAAGACGCTATTAGAAAGATTATAGCCAAAGAACCTATCCCGTTATCAGATGAAGCTATTTCCGAACATTTGTTAAAGATGGGTATAGTTTGCGCCAGAAGAACTGTCAGTAAATACAGAAAACTTCTGCAAATCCTCCCTGCCAGCAAGAGGAAACAGCGTTTAATGTTCAAAAAATAA
- a CDS encoding 5-formyltetrahydrofolate cyclo-ligase, protein MCIRNGAPEAKALIRKQFLQIRKELSKNRRQQASKNLLAFVSSIPKEAKVLSFSSIGSEIDTSLANNFLLERAQLFFPKHTENHNLLVVKISEKKALSSISSLEKIPSKPVFSGTIITHALIPGIVFDSFGTRLGYGLGCYDKFLSQHPNIVSWGICFQEQLYQQELPKEAHDVPVKEVFCF, encoded by the coding sequence ATGTGTATCCGAAACGGCGCTCCAGAGGCAAAAGCTCTTATAAGAAAACAATTTTTACAAATTCGGAAAGAGTTATCTAAAAACAGAAGACAACAAGCTTCTAAAAATCTTCTAGCTTTCGTCTCCTCTATTCCTAAAGAAGCTAAAGTTTTGTCTTTTTCTTCCATAGGCTCAGAAATAGACACTTCCCTTGCGAACAACTTTTTGCTTGAGCGGGCACAATTATTTTTCCCAAAACATACAGAAAACCACAACTTGCTAGTCGTTAAAATTTCAGAAAAAAAAGCTCTCTCATCTATTTCTTCTCTAGAGAAAATCCCCTCCAAGCCCGTTTTTTCTGGAACCATAATTACTCACGCTCTCATTCCTGGGATAGTCTTCGATTCTTTTGGAACAAGATTAGGCTATGGATTAGGCTGTTACGACAAATTTCTTTCGCAACACCCCAATATCGTTTCATGGGGAATATGCTTTCAAGAACAGCTGTACCAACAGGAGCTTCCAAAAGAAGCTCACGATGTTCCTGTCAAAGAGGTTTTTTGTTTCTAA
- a CDS encoding polyprenyl synthetase family protein — protein sequence MNASVMNEILSSYSSDIEKIMRDSIQDFGLEDSGLRSPIEYALFSGGKRIRPLIVLMVAKNLGKGYDVSDAAVAIEFVHTSTLIADDLPCMDDDIERRNRPTVHIAFSESKALLASYALISAAYERIRLNAHKLRVVEDFERANLAYDKVLENVTYNTGAHGVIGGQYEDMFSSDLSEDTVLSILHKKTGALFELSFVMGWLFGGGSLSGVDLIKDLSYQFGLLFQIGDDLLDFAQDSAKDEACLNYAILFGKERAKSRIDTSVKQIKALLGELRERHAFQIEEFEALVEFLSSRLY from the coding sequence ATGAATGCTTCTGTAATGAACGAAATATTGTCCTCGTATTCATCAGATATAGAGAAGATAATGAGAGATTCAATACAGGATTTTGGACTAGAAGATTCTGGGTTGAGAAGTCCTATAGAATATGCATTGTTTTCTGGGGGGAAAAGGATACGCCCGTTAATCGTGTTGATGGTAGCAAAAAACCTTGGTAAGGGATATGACGTTTCGGACGCCGCTGTTGCTATAGAGTTTGTTCATACATCAACTTTAATAGCAGACGACCTTCCTTGTATGGATGACGATATTGAGCGAAGGAATCGGCCAACTGTACATATAGCATTTTCCGAGAGCAAGGCTTTGTTGGCTTCGTATGCATTAATTTCTGCTGCTTATGAGAGAATTCGTTTGAATGCGCACAAGCTGCGTGTTGTAGAAGATTTCGAGCGTGCAAACTTGGCATACGATAAAGTGCTGGAAAATGTCACCTATAACACTGGTGCTCACGGTGTTATAGGCGGACAATATGAAGATATGTTTTCTTCTGACCTTAGTGAAGACACTGTTCTTAGTATTTTGCATAAAAAGACCGGGGCTTTATTTGAGTTATCTTTTGTTATGGGATGGCTCTTTGGCGGCGGAAGTTTATCTGGAGTTGATCTGATTAAAGACTTGTCATATCAGTTTGGTTTGCTTTTTCAAATAGGGGATGATTTGTTAGATTTTGCTCAAGATAGCGCTAAAGATGAAGCGTGTTTAAATTACGCTATTCTCTTTGGGAAGGAGCGAGCAAAGAGCCGAATAGATACTAGTGTGAAGCAAATAAAAGCTTTGCTAGGAGAGCTTCGTGAGCGGCATGCTTTTCAAATTGAAGAGTTTGAGGCTTTAGTGGAGTTTCTTTCTTCTAGGCTGTATTGA
- a CDS encoding winged helix family transcriptional regulator, whose product MASTKTVLLVSENLQLRSQLTTLFEGVEGYEFLSTDSFPSNLVEGELVLCEQALLPLSFFSEGIKSKTKFYLWVLFRSFDEEKIIRIMHAGASDYLVSPYTASIIKTKVEAFFLSMQKISGVIPEELFFGNASFDVLHHTVSFPEQKPVSLTPSESGILKQLLVNRGELCLRTDLLQEVKGNLDTIIPRNVDVHIASLRKKLGNYGSWIVTIRGIGYKFVDGESTTFLEDSQL is encoded by the coding sequence ATGGCCTCTACGAAGACTGTTTTATTAGTATCAGAAAATTTACAGCTGCGTTCTCAATTAACGACTCTTTTTGAAGGAGTAGAGGGATATGAGTTTTTATCTACAGATTCCTTTCCTTCTAATCTCGTTGAAGGGGAACTAGTTTTGTGCGAGCAAGCGCTTCTTCCTTTGTCCTTTTTTTCTGAAGGAATAAAGTCTAAAACGAAATTCTACCTATGGGTCCTATTTCGTTCTTTTGATGAGGAGAAGATTATCCGAATAATGCATGCTGGAGCTAGCGACTATTTAGTTAGTCCTTACACAGCGTCTATTATAAAAACCAAAGTAGAGGCCTTTTTTTTAAGTATGCAGAAGATCTCTGGTGTGATACCGGAAGAGCTGTTCTTTGGAAACGCCTCTTTCGATGTCTTGCATCATACGGTGAGCTTCCCTGAGCAGAAACCTGTTTCTCTTACGCCTTCAGAATCTGGAATTTTGAAGCAATTATTAGTAAATAGGGGAGAGCTCTGTTTGCGAACAGACTTGCTTCAAGAAGTGAAAGGAAATTTAGATACGATCATTCCAAGAAATGTTGATGTACACATAGCTTCTTTGAGAAAAAAGTTGGGGAATTATGGTTCTTGGATTGTGACGATCAGAGGAATCGGGTATAAGTTTGTTGATGGAGAATCGACAACTTTTCTTGAGGATTCTCAGCTATAG
- the dusB gene encoding tRNA dihydrouridine synthase DusB has product MDTTIHLKNLLLDSPVVYAPLAGFSDYPYRRMGVPYGPALMFCEMTKVEGILWSPNRSLKLLEFSEDMRPIGGQICGSNPLFAAEAARVVEGLGFDLIDLNCGCPTDKITKDGSGSGMLKDPIGLGKVVEAIVYSTSLPVTVKIRSGWDYENINVEEVVRIIRESGADAVFVHGRTRSQGYVGPANRDFIKRAKAVAGSMKVFGNGDIFSPESAKDMLETTGCDGVLVARGTMGAPWIAQQIKEYLATGSYHTPTFAERKEAFLLHLQYVEEYYSSEAKLLTETRKLCGHYLVSSANVRFLRSALGKAKTREEIYSAVERYCEEHCKDER; this is encoded by the coding sequence GTGGATACTACAATACATTTAAAAAATCTCTTGCTGGATTCTCCGGTCGTTTACGCCCCTTTGGCGGGTTTTTCAGATTATCCATACCGTAGAATGGGAGTGCCATACGGTCCGGCCCTGATGTTTTGCGAAATGACAAAAGTAGAAGGCATTTTATGGTCCCCTAATCGTTCTTTAAAATTGCTTGAGTTTTCAGAGGATATGAGGCCCATAGGAGGGCAGATTTGTGGGAGCAATCCTTTGTTTGCAGCAGAAGCTGCTCGAGTTGTGGAGGGCTTGGGGTTTGATCTTATAGATCTAAACTGTGGGTGTCCTACGGATAAAATCACTAAGGATGGTAGCGGATCAGGAATGCTTAAAGACCCTATAGGGCTGGGTAAAGTTGTAGAAGCTATAGTTTATTCGACATCTCTCCCCGTGACGGTCAAAATCCGTTCTGGTTGGGACTATGAAAATATAAATGTTGAAGAAGTCGTTCGTATAATTCGAGAATCTGGAGCTGATGCTGTTTTTGTCCACGGCAGAACTCGTTCTCAGGGCTATGTGGGGCCTGCTAATAGGGATTTTATTAAAAGAGCCAAGGCTGTAGCGGGATCGATGAAAGTTTTTGGAAATGGGGATATTTTTTCTCCCGAGTCGGCGAAGGATATGTTAGAAACTACAGGGTGCGACGGTGTTTTAGTTGCTAGAGGGACTATGGGCGCTCCTTGGATTGCTCAGCAAATAAAGGAGTACTTGGCAACAGGTTCTTATCATACACCAACATTTGCAGAGAGAAAAGAAGCCTTTCTTTTGCATTTACAATACGTGGAGGAATATTATTCCAGCGAAGCCAAGCTTCTCACAGAGACAAGAAAATTATGCGGGCATTATCTTGTTTCTTCTGCCAACGTTCGTTTTTTACGCTCAGCTTTAGGGAAAGCAAAAACTAGAGAGGAGATATACTCAGCCGTGGAACGTTACTGTGAAGAGCATTGCAAGGATGAACGGTAG
- a CDS encoding YggT family protein codes for MISYFVRTFVNVYSFLILIYIFASWFPEWQRTRWYTVIFRLVSPYLKIFKRFIPTIGFIDISPMVALVCLEVLPIVILKIVYFFVEKFFQAPWILQYI; via the coding sequence ATGATATCCTACTTTGTAAGAACATTTGTTAATGTCTACAGTTTTTTAATTTTAATTTACATTTTTGCTTCTTGGTTTCCTGAATGGCAGAGAACCAGGTGGTACACCGTGATATTTCGTTTGGTTTCGCCCTATCTTAAGATTTTTAAAAGATTTATTCCTACTATAGGATTCATAGATATTAGCCCTATGGTAGCCTTGGTATGTTTAGAAGTTCTTCCTATAGTGATTCTTAAGATCGTGTACTTTTTTGTGGAAAAATTTTTTCAGGCTCCGTGGATACTACAATACATTTAA
- a CDS encoding toxin-antitoxin system YwqK family antitoxin has protein sequence MFTKTLSLVLIISSFALPAPLLAASKKNSTTSSKTYENLVLVSINIIDRNGLSETISSKERLKKYAKVDFLQPQPYKQVSRMYRNKQGELVSCLTSYHENGQLKQYLECVNNRANGRYREWFSNGKIKIKATVIGGIADLHPSAESGWLFHGSTLAYNDEGSLIASILYEKGFLEGESTYFHDNGAVWKKCSYHKGLAEGEFSIFSPSGTLIKTSSFVNGKKEGVFIRYTDSNSQKILSQEEFKNDKLLSGVYYNDEGELLSSVTEGHGLRTLYGKTTPIEVREYHEGVCQGRVEILDPKTSQLTRSYNLINDMKEGEEIIYYPNTKTPKLLMTWHQNVLQGPVKTWYQNGSLESSKELVNNKKSGLCTFRYPNGKVMATEEYDKDLLIKGEYFRPEDKTPCSKVEKGYGTAVFFSPSGSELKKIWYQDGKPSLQQ, from the coding sequence ATGTTCACTAAAACCCTTTCCTTGGTTCTTATAATTTCTAGCTTTGCCTTACCAGCACCTCTGCTTGCCGCCAGCAAGAAAAACTCTACAACATCTTCCAAAACTTATGAAAACCTCGTTTTAGTAAGCATCAATATTATCGACCGCAACGGGTTGTCCGAGACAATTAGTTCTAAAGAACGCTTAAAAAAGTATGCAAAAGTAGACTTCTTACAACCCCAGCCCTACAAGCAAGTTTCTCGTATGTATAGGAATAAACAAGGCGAATTAGTCTCTTGTTTAACCTCTTACCACGAAAATGGCCAATTAAAACAATACTTGGAGTGCGTAAATAATAGAGCCAATGGGCGTTATCGAGAGTGGTTTTCTAATGGAAAAATAAAAATCAAAGCAACAGTCATTGGCGGCATAGCAGACCTCCACCCATCAGCAGAATCTGGATGGTTGTTCCATGGCTCCACACTAGCATACAACGATGAAGGTTCTCTTATTGCCTCTATCCTTTATGAAAAAGGCTTTTTGGAAGGCGAGTCCACATATTTTCATGACAACGGCGCAGTATGGAAAAAATGCTCCTATCATAAAGGATTAGCGGAAGGAGAGTTCTCTATCTTTTCTCCCTCAGGAACACTCATCAAAACCTCTTCCTTTGTTAACGGAAAAAAAGAGGGCGTGTTCATTCGTTACACAGATTCAAACTCTCAGAAAATTTTGTCTCAAGAAGAGTTTAAAAATGATAAACTACTTTCTGGAGTCTACTACAACGACGAAGGAGAACTCCTGTCCTCTGTCACAGAAGGTCACGGTCTTCGCACCCTCTATGGAAAAACAACCCCTATAGAAGTCAGAGAATACCACGAAGGTGTTTGTCAAGGGCGAGTGGAAATTTTAGACCCCAAAACCTCCCAACTAACTCGGTCTTATAACTTGATCAACGATATGAAAGAGGGGGAAGAGATAATTTATTACCCCAACACAAAGACACCCAAACTATTAATGACTTGGCATCAAAATGTTTTACAAGGACCAGTAAAAACATGGTACCAAAACGGTTCTTTGGAAAGCAGCAAAGAACTGGTAAATAATAAAAAATCAGGATTGTGTACTTTTCGTTATCCAAATGGGAAAGTCATGGCTACTGAAGAGTATGACAAGGACCTCTTAATTAAAGGAGAATACTTCCGTCCAGAAGACAAAACTCCTTGCTCGAAAGTAGAAAAAGGTTATGGCACCGCAGTATTTTTTTCTCCTTCAGGAAGCGAATTAAAAAAAATCTGGTACCAAGATGGGAAACCCTCCCTGCAACAATAA
- the topA gene encoding type I DNA topoisomerase, whose translation MKKSLIIVESPAKIKTLQKFLGKNFVFASSIGHVADLPSKEFGIDIENDFEPHYEILPDKKDVIRNIQKIASSCEAVYLSPDPDREGEAIAWHIAKYLPKTTQIHRVSFNAITKSAVTAALQTPRQIDMALVNAQQARRLLDRIVGYKISPILSRKLQQRSGISAGRVQSVALKLVVDREHAIETFVPKEFWNISADLLDPKSQKSFSASLHAVDGKRWEKEPPENKSETEFLLIDTQEKAEAVIRKLQGATYTVSKVEAKEKKRNPMPPFTTSTLQQEASRHFRFSASRTMNIAQTLYEGVELKEGEATGLITYMRTDSVRSAPEAIDAARTFIQTTYGNEYLPKVPNGYSTKKMTQDAHEAIRPTDIALTPETLAKYLTKDQLNLYELIWKRFVASQMQPSVYDTLSVRIQTDSQVELKASGSVLKFNGFLAVYQEKEDDDTAEDKELSPLPPLSVGQTLNLLELFHEQSFTKPLPRFTEASLVKELEKSGIGRPSTYAAIMDKIQRREYTVKENSRLKPTDLGKVISAFLETNFPQIMNVGFTARMEDELELIADNKKSWKTLIREFWDHFLPEVTSAEKEATIPRIATDIPCPSCKKGSLTKIWAKNHYFFGCSEYPECEYKISEEEFSFNKDDYSQDNPWDSPCPICQGPMKIRHGKFGAFLGCENYPKCRGTITLLKKGEAPTPEFDPVPCPAVGCSGKILRKKSRFNKFFYSCSEFPSCDVIGNSVDEVMDKYVNRPKTAYEKTKVSSKKTSGRKSGKKQTDKTKNVSKTTKAAPQLTPSKELAALIGSQPVSRPEATKKLWEYIKTHSLQDPSNKKLIRPDALLGALFGSPEALDMLRLPKILSQHLSKDQEND comes from the coding sequence ATGAAAAAATCCCTGATTATTGTTGAGTCCCCAGCCAAAATTAAAACATTGCAAAAGTTTCTAGGTAAAAATTTTGTTTTTGCGTCTTCCATCGGGCATGTTGCCGACCTTCCAAGCAAAGAGTTTGGTATCGATATTGAAAATGATTTTGAACCTCACTACGAAATTCTACCCGATAAAAAAGATGTTATCCGTAATATTCAAAAAATAGCCTCTTCCTGTGAAGCCGTTTATCTCTCTCCAGACCCCGACAGGGAAGGAGAAGCTATCGCTTGGCATATAGCTAAATATTTACCCAAAACAACTCAAATTCATAGAGTATCCTTCAACGCGATAACAAAGTCTGCGGTAACAGCAGCGCTACAAACTCCCAGACAAATCGACATGGCTTTGGTCAATGCTCAACAAGCACGACGCCTTCTTGACCGCATCGTGGGATATAAAATCTCTCCTATTCTAAGCAGAAAATTACAACAACGCTCTGGAATATCTGCTGGAAGAGTACAATCCGTAGCGCTTAAACTCGTCGTAGACAGGGAGCACGCTATAGAAACCTTTGTTCCAAAAGAATTCTGGAACATTTCTGCCGATCTTCTAGATCCTAAAAGCCAAAAATCTTTTTCCGCCTCTCTACATGCTGTGGATGGAAAACGATGGGAAAAAGAACCTCCTGAAAACAAATCGGAAACAGAGTTTCTGCTAATAGATACACAAGAAAAAGCTGAAGCTGTTATCCGAAAATTGCAAGGCGCTACTTACACTGTATCTAAAGTAGAAGCAAAGGAAAAAAAGCGTAATCCTATGCCTCCTTTTACAACCTCTACTTTACAGCAGGAAGCTAGCAGACATTTTCGTTTTTCAGCTTCCAGAACTATGAACATAGCGCAAACTTTATACGAAGGAGTAGAACTAAAAGAAGGAGAAGCAACAGGACTGATTACTTACATGAGAACAGATTCTGTTCGCTCAGCACCCGAAGCTATAGACGCGGCAAGAACTTTCATCCAAACAACTTACGGAAATGAGTATCTTCCTAAAGTTCCAAATGGATATTCAACAAAAAAAATGACCCAGGATGCTCACGAAGCTATTCGACCCACAGATATCGCTCTTACTCCAGAAACTTTAGCAAAATACCTAACGAAAGATCAGTTAAATTTATACGAACTTATCTGGAAACGCTTCGTAGCTTCTCAAATGCAGCCTTCTGTTTATGACACACTTTCTGTACGCATCCAAACAGATTCTCAAGTTGAACTAAAAGCTTCTGGGTCCGTATTGAAATTCAACGGATTCCTTGCTGTATACCAGGAAAAGGAAGATGATGATACTGCAGAAGACAAAGAGCTTTCTCCCCTCCCACCCTTATCTGTTGGACAAACTTTAAACCTTTTAGAACTCTTCCATGAACAGTCGTTCACAAAACCTCTTCCAAGATTTACTGAGGCTTCTCTGGTTAAAGAACTGGAAAAATCTGGCATAGGTAGACCCTCTACCTACGCTGCCATCATGGATAAAATTCAAAGACGAGAATATACTGTGAAGGAAAATTCCAGGTTAAAGCCTACGGATTTGGGTAAAGTTATCTCTGCTTTTCTCGAAACAAATTTTCCTCAAATTATGAATGTCGGGTTTACTGCCCGTATGGAAGATGAATTGGAACTCATTGCTGATAATAAGAAGTCTTGGAAAACCCTTATCAGAGAGTTTTGGGACCATTTTCTTCCAGAAGTAACAAGCGCTGAAAAAGAGGCCACCATACCCCGCATAGCAACAGACATTCCTTGCCCCTCATGCAAAAAAGGCTCTCTAACAAAAATATGGGCAAAAAATCATTACTTCTTCGGCTGCTCAGAGTATCCTGAATGTGAATACAAAATTTCTGAAGAAGAGTTTTCGTTCAATAAAGATGATTATAGCCAAGACAATCCGTGGGATAGCCCATGTCCTATTTGCCAAGGCCCTATGAAAATTAGACACGGAAAATTCGGCGCCTTTCTAGGCTGCGAGAACTACCCAAAGTGCCGAGGAACTATAACCCTGTTAAAAAAAGGAGAAGCTCCTACTCCAGAGTTTGACCCCGTACCGTGCCCTGCTGTAGGGTGCTCCGGAAAAATCTTACGAAAAAAATCCAGGTTTAATAAATTCTTTTATTCTTGTTCTGAGTTCCCCTCCTGCGATGTTATAGGAAACTCTGTTGATGAAGTCATGGACAAGTACGTCAACAGACCTAAAACTGCTTATGAAAAAACGAAAGTTTCCAGCAAAAAAACTTCAGGGAGAAAATCTGGGAAAAAACAAACAGACAAAACAAAGAATGTCTCCAAGACAACAAAAGCTGCACCACAGCTAACGCCATCCAAAGAACTTGCAGCCTTAATAGGTTCACAACCAGTTTCCAGACCAGAGGCAACCAAAAAGCTTTGGGAGTATATTAAAACCCACTCTCTCCAAGACCCCAGTAACAAGAAGCTAATTCGGCCAGATGCTCTTCTAGGAGCTCTTTTTGGCTCTCCCGAAGCTCTGGATATGCTCAGACTGCCGAAGATTCTATCCCAGCATCTCTCCAAAGATCAGGAGAATGACTAA
- the recA gene encoding recombinase RecA → MNLPDRKKALEAAIAYIEKQYGSGSIMSLGKHSSINEISVIKTGALSLDLALGIRGVPKGRIIEIFGPESSGKTTLATHIVANAQKNGGVAAYIDAEHALDPNYASLIGVNIDELMISQPDCGEDALSIAELLARSGAVDVIVVDSVAALVPKSELEGDIGDIHVGLQARMMSQALRKLTATLARTNTCAVFINQIREKIGVSFGNPETTTGGRALKFYSSIRLDIRRTGSIKGSDNSDIGNKIKVKVAKNKLAPPFRSAEFDILFNEGISSAGCILDLAVEYNIIEKKGSWFNYQERKLGQGREAVREELKKNSSLFSELEKKILVAIEKRSSENTPSNADNAESPNKTSPSTAAIISNKEHEPVESLV, encoded by the coding sequence ATGAACTTACCAGATCGAAAGAAGGCTCTGGAAGCAGCTATTGCCTATATTGAAAAACAATACGGCTCTGGCTCAATTATGAGCTTAGGCAAACACTCTTCTATTAACGAGATTTCCGTAATAAAAACAGGTGCTCTCTCCTTAGATTTAGCCTTGGGAATCCGAGGAGTACCTAAAGGTAGGATTATTGAAATTTTTGGTCCTGAATCTTCTGGAAAGACTACTCTGGCAACGCACATCGTGGCTAATGCTCAGAAAAATGGCGGTGTTGCTGCCTACATCGATGCCGAACATGCTTTGGATCCCAATTATGCTTCCTTGATAGGAGTGAATATTGATGAGTTAATGATCTCTCAGCCAGACTGTGGAGAAGATGCTTTAAGCATCGCAGAACTTCTTGCTCGCTCTGGCGCTGTAGATGTTATCGTTGTCGACTCTGTTGCTGCTTTAGTTCCTAAAAGTGAGTTAGAAGGCGATATCGGCGATATTCATGTCGGATTACAAGCTCGCATGATGTCTCAAGCTTTAAGAAAACTCACAGCTACGCTTGCTCGTACTAATACCTGTGCTGTTTTTATTAACCAAATCAGAGAAAAAATTGGAGTCAGTTTCGGAAATCCAGAGACTACTACAGGTGGCCGAGCGTTAAAGTTTTACTCCTCTATTAGGTTAGATATTCGCCGAACAGGATCTATCAAAGGAAGCGATAACTCTGACATTGGAAACAAAATCAAAGTGAAGGTTGCTAAAAACAAACTAGCACCTCCTTTCCGTTCAGCTGAATTTGATATACTTTTCAATGAAGGAATCTCCTCTGCGGGTTGTATCTTAGATTTAGCTGTTGAATACAACATCATTGAAAAAAAAGGTTCCTGGTTTAATTACCAAGAACGAAAACTCGGGCAAGGGAGAGAGGCTGTCAGAGAAGAACTGAAGAAAAACTCCTCCCTGTTTAGCGAGTTAGAGAAGAAAATCTTAGTAGCTATAGAAAAACGCTCCTCGGAGAACACTCCTTCTAATGCAGATAATGCAGAGAGTCCTAATAAAACATCTCCTTCAACAGCTGCTATTATCTCAAACAAAGAACACGAACCCGTGGAATCTTTAGTGTAA